The following coding sequences lie in one Bdellovibrionales bacterium genomic window:
- a CDS encoding metallophosphoesterase, translating into MKTILHLSDLHFGKTHPPALAALERFLKSLEKKLDLIIVSGDWTQRARRSQFKEAADFIDRIQTPIVSVPGNHDIPLYDALIRMANPFSRYREFIKPRTLSEFSDNSVAIVGLNTVTRWRTVEGHISQKDILRAQKIFKEASPQALKIIITHHPLSRGQKHTKLRPKKLADELFELQPHLVLSGHYHRTTVEHIERSEHKTLHLAAGSAISNRLRGGVNEFHLIETHPSEIHVTNYSLKDEGFLALKSTDTYKL; encoded by the coding sequence ATGAAGACGATACTGCATCTCTCTGACCTTCATTTTGGCAAAACCCATCCGCCCGCCCTAGCGGCCCTGGAGCGCTTTTTGAAGAGTCTAGAGAAAAAGCTCGATCTCATTATCGTCAGTGGAGATTGGACGCAGCGAGCCCGAAGATCCCAATTTAAAGAAGCGGCCGACTTTATCGATCGCATTCAAACGCCAATTGTGTCCGTGCCCGGGAATCATGATATTCCGTTGTATGACGCCTTAATACGGATGGCTAATCCTTTTTCGCGGTATCGAGAGTTTATTAAGCCTCGCACTCTCTCGGAGTTTAGCGACAACAGTGTCGCCATCGTTGGACTTAATACGGTCACTCGCTGGCGGACTGTCGAGGGACACATTTCACAAAAAGACATATTGCGAGCTCAAAAAATTTTTAAGGAAGCCTCGCCCCAAGCTCTTAAAATTATAATCACCCACCATCCGCTGTCGCGGGGACAAAAACATACCAAACTTCGCCCGAAAAAATTAGCCGACGAGCTGTTCGAACTTCAACCTCATCTTGTACTTAGCGGTCACTATCATCGTACCACCGTCGAACACATTGAGCGTAGCGAACATAAAACTCTTCATCTGGCTGCTGGGAGTGCGATCTCCAATCGCCTAAGAGGAGGAGTGAATGAGTTTCATCTGATCGAAACACATCCATCAGAAATTCACGTTACGAATTACTCATTAAAGGACGAAGGCTTTTTAGCACTCAAAAGCACGGACACCTATAAATTATAA
- a CDS encoding ATP-dependent DNA helicase, with protein sequence MTSLENTLQEHFNLTAFRTGQREIISAVLNRKDVLAVLPTGGGKSLCFQFPAVAQQKLVIVISPLIALMKDQVASLHRQNIPAGCLYSGQSDDEKREVFRQQQQSKTFILYLSPERAQKPGFQQWIMNKNIAVFAIDEAHCVSQWGHDFRAEYALLGVLKQLRPDVPVLALTASATPAVLNDISRQLGIQRAERHIHGFYRPNLYYQVETCADDGEKYQFLFQSLTQNLEGRILIYCGTRKITEEVADILQQKFSGVGYYHAGMTPKQRTEAQDSYQRGETRILVATNAFGMGIDHPNVRLVVHFQMPGNIDSLYQEMGRAGRDGKPSTCLMLYSKKDKGLQSFFIQRSDAPANIKSSRWQTLDTLVNYAEGGECRHAEILTYYRDSQRIVSCGHCDVCDPQSDRKIKAPIKPLKLGHAKPASAKKGKLKRDKSEDAVLNGEQEQRFQDLRAWRKKKAEELDTPAFIIFSDKTLRHLAVVNPQSLDELKNVYGVGEAKIERFGSELLQQMWPT encoded by the coding sequence ATGACGAGTCTCGAGAACACACTCCAGGAACATTTTAACCTTACGGCTTTTCGCACGGGGCAGAGAGAGATTATCTCTGCGGTTCTTAACCGGAAAGACGTGTTGGCCGTTCTACCGACCGGGGGCGGAAAATCTTTGTGCTTTCAGTTCCCCGCCGTCGCACAACAAAAATTAGTGATCGTGATTTCGCCCTTGATCGCACTGATGAAGGATCAAGTGGCATCACTTCATCGCCAAAATATTCCTGCGGGATGTTTGTACTCAGGTCAGTCTGATGATGAGAAACGCGAAGTGTTTCGTCAACAACAGCAGTCGAAAACATTTATTCTTTATCTTTCGCCAGAAAGGGCCCAAAAGCCTGGTTTTCAACAGTGGATTATGAATAAAAATATTGCCGTTTTCGCCATTGACGAAGCCCACTGTGTATCGCAATGGGGGCACGACTTTAGAGCTGAATACGCCCTTCTGGGAGTCCTCAAACAACTCCGTCCCGATGTTCCGGTTCTGGCTCTGACGGCGTCGGCAACACCGGCCGTGCTCAATGACATTTCTCGCCAATTGGGGATCCAGCGGGCCGAACGACATATTCACGGTTTCTATCGCCCCAATTTGTATTATCAAGTAGAGACGTGTGCCGATGATGGTGAGAAGTATCAATTTCTGTTTCAGAGTCTTACGCAAAATCTTGAGGGCCGAATCTTAATCTATTGTGGAACTCGCAAAATCACCGAAGAGGTCGCCGACATCCTTCAGCAGAAGTTTTCGGGAGTCGGCTACTACCATGCCGGTATGACTCCTAAACAAAGAACGGAAGCTCAGGATTCCTACCAGCGTGGTGAGACTCGAATATTAGTAGCGACAAACGCATTTGGGATGGGGATCGATCATCCCAACGTGCGGTTAGTGGTTCACTTTCAGATGCCGGGAAATATCGATTCGCTCTATCAAGAGATGGGACGAGCGGGCCGAGATGGGAAGCCCTCAACGTGTCTTATGCTTTATTCCAAAAAAGATAAGGGGCTTCAGTCCTTTTTTATTCAGCGATCCGATGCGCCCGCCAACATCAAAAGTTCCCGCTGGCAGACCCTTGATACCTTGGTGAATTATGCGGAAGGTGGAGAGTGTCGTCACGCTGAAATCTTGACCTACTACAGAGACTCTCAAAGAATTGTGAGTTGTGGGCACTGTGATGTTTGTGATCCTCAGTCGGATCGTAAAATTAAGGCTCCGATCAAGCCACTGAAGTTGGGGCATGCTAAGCCCGCCAGCGCTAAAAAAGGGAAACTCAAAAGAGATAAATCTGAAGACGCAGTTTTAAATGGGGAACAAGAGCAACGGTTTCAAGATCTTCGTGCGTGGAGAAAGAAAAAAGCGGAAGAGCTAGATACCCCCGCGTTTATTATATTTAGCGATAAAACTCTGCGCCATCTTGCCGTGGTGAATCCGCAGTCCCTGGATGAACTTAAAAATGTTTACGGTGTGGGAGAGGCTAAAATTGAACGTTTCGGTTCTGAACTTCTTCAACAGATGTGGCCGACTTAG
- a CDS encoding response regulator, giving the protein MFGLELSSQDKNFYFSRSTVAFFFLLIFAITSFPSTSWISNITNNYLPIHMVLEFLGILVSFGIFTVGWATYKNVRSTDILILAVVSFMVGWLDFGHTLSFSGMPDFVTASGPNKAIYFWLASRFAGSFGFLYVSLFKPGENFDHRLRGWLMLFATLWIGGWYYVLLFNIDDLPVMFVPGQGLTPLKVSLEWTIVLINLVAGFLFFKKARNNVVSYHWLGCTCFIFAMSGFFFTRYRDFDDLYNFAGHLYKAIGFVLLYRAVFIECVSNPYLEAQRARDEALAANTSKSRFLANVSHELRTPIAVIKGFTDILKSQTLGAEMRQWVEVISRNSKQLGLLIDDLLDLAKAENEKISIRLSKFSAVEIIDEIIQGLKLQAEKKQIQLTFTTEDTPCFIVSDKLRFRQILTNIIGNAIKFTHKGFVAVSLKRTDGEMLEITVTDSGIGISAEHIQKLFKPFHQADDPNLRRIGGTGLGLVLSKKMANLLHGDLLIAQTEMGKGSSFVFTLKNQTLPEGSEAPSRETATIPYDFSHLKILAAEDSEDNQYLLEMFMAPTNANLTFANNGREAVDLMNREQFDLILMDIQMPEMDGFEAVTHIRQKGWTGPIIALSAHTHQYERDRALSVGFTSYLVKPISRASLWEAVSVYSRGLNAP; this is encoded by the coding sequence ATGTTTGGGTTAGAACTTTCGTCGCAGGATAAAAATTTTTACTTTTCTCGCTCGACCGTGGCTTTCTTTTTTCTTTTGATCTTCGCGATCACGTCGTTCCCCAGCACGAGTTGGATCAGTAATATCACCAACAACTATCTCCCCATCCATATGGTTCTCGAATTTTTGGGAATTCTTGTCTCGTTCGGAATATTTACCGTGGGCTGGGCGACTTATAAAAACGTGCGCTCCACTGACATCCTCATCCTTGCGGTTGTCAGCTTTATGGTAGGCTGGCTTGATTTTGGACACACCCTTTCATTCTCGGGAATGCCCGACTTTGTCACCGCCAGTGGACCGAACAAAGCCATTTATTTTTGGCTGGCGAGTCGCTTTGCCGGCTCCTTCGGTTTTCTCTATGTCAGTCTATTTAAGCCCGGCGAAAATTTTGACCATCGTCTTCGTGGTTGGCTTATGCTATTTGCGACGTTGTGGATTGGCGGATGGTATTACGTTTTACTTTTCAACATTGACGATTTACCCGTCATGTTTGTGCCCGGCCAGGGACTCACTCCATTAAAAGTAAGTCTGGAGTGGACGATTGTGCTAATTAACCTCGTCGCTGGATTTCTTTTCTTCAAGAAGGCGCGAAACAACGTTGTCAGTTATCACTGGCTCGGGTGCACGTGTTTTATCTTCGCCATGAGCGGTTTCTTTTTTACCAGATATCGAGACTTTGACGACCTCTACAACTTTGCAGGCCACCTTTATAAAGCCATTGGTTTTGTCTTGTTATATCGCGCCGTCTTTATTGAGTGTGTGTCGAACCCCTATCTGGAGGCTCAACGGGCGCGAGACGAAGCGCTCGCGGCCAATACCTCCAAGAGTCGCTTCCTCGCTAACGTGAGCCATGAGCTTCGCACACCGATCGCGGTCATCAAGGGTTTTACCGATATCCTTAAATCGCAGACGCTCGGTGCCGAAATGCGACAATGGGTCGAAGTCATTTCCCGGAACTCCAAACAATTGGGTCTCCTCATCGACGATTTGCTCGACCTGGCCAAAGCCGAAAACGAGAAGATCAGCATTCGTCTTTCTAAATTTAGCGCCGTCGAAATCATCGATGAAATTATTCAAGGATTAAAGCTCCAGGCCGAGAAAAAACAGATTCAACTGACTTTTACCACCGAGGACACACCTTGTTTTATTGTGAGCGATAAGCTTCGCTTCCGTCAGATTCTCACCAATATTATTGGCAATGCCATTAAGTTCACTCACAAGGGATTTGTAGCTGTGAGCCTTAAACGAACCGACGGAGAAATGCTGGAGATCACCGTAACCGACAGCGGGATCGGAATCTCCGCGGAACACATTCAGAAACTATTTAAACCCTTTCATCAGGCTGACGACCCCAATTTGCGCCGCATTGGCGGGACCGGACTCGGCTTAGTGCTTTCAAAAAAAATGGCCAACCTTCTCCATGGTGATTTACTCATCGCCCAAACCGAGATGGGAAAAGGGAGTTCCTTCGTGTTTACATTAAAAAACCAAACTCTGCCGGAAGGCAGCGAAGCTCCCTCCCGGGAGACCGCGACGATTCCTTATGACTTTTCTCATCTGAAAATTCTTGCCGCCGAAGATTCCGAGGACAACCAATACCTTCTCGAGATGTTTATGGCACCGACGAATGCCAATTTAACTTTCGCTAATAATGGACGCGAGGCGGTTGACCTCATGAACCGCGAACAGTTTGATTTAATACTGATGGATATTCAGATGCCGGAGATGGATGGCTTCGAAGCCGTTACTCATATTCGTCAAAAAGGTTGGACCGGACCGATCATTGCTTTATCGGCCCACACCCATCAATACGAACGGGATCGCGCCCTCTCGGTGGGCTTCACTTCGTACCTGGTAAAACCCATATCTCGAGCGAGTTTATGGGAAGCCGTCTCCGTCTATAGCCGAGGACTCAATGCTCCATAA
- a CDS encoding YihY/virulence factor BrkB family protein yields MKKVRSFFYRVTDEFITKFNKDETTTLAASLAFYTALCLAPTLIIFVTVTSQFTFDFKNVFLEEAQRLVGVEGALALQMVIENAQQRSDLRGFAGALGILTLLISSSFVFGELRFALNRIFRCRTEETPYISLVHTTVLFLQERLLHVILALSFIFILAASLIISSYISSPFSGDRSTIIITVNILISIILYGSFFTVMFLYVPFPRVPLMQAARGGLLTSVLFVIGKETIAIYLGNNGMGSAYGAAGSVIFFMVWIYYSALITLCGAHLSYILSHVRQKKVS; encoded by the coding sequence ATGAAAAAAGTGAGATCGTTTTTTTACCGGGTCACCGATGAGTTCATCACAAAATTCAATAAAGATGAAACCACCACATTAGCGGCCTCATTGGCTTTTTATACAGCTCTTTGTTTGGCTCCCACTTTGATTATTTTTGTGACGGTCACCTCTCAGTTTACCTTTGATTTTAAAAATGTGTTTTTAGAGGAAGCCCAACGCTTAGTTGGGGTTGAAGGAGCTCTCGCTTTACAAATGGTGATTGAGAACGCTCAACAGCGCTCCGATTTGCGAGGGTTTGCCGGAGCCCTGGGAATTTTAACTTTATTAATCTCATCGAGTTTCGTTTTTGGTGAACTTCGATTTGCTCTGAATCGAATTTTTCGTTGTCGTACGGAAGAGACCCCTTATATTTCGCTGGTGCACACGACGGTACTGTTTCTTCAAGAGCGTCTTCTTCACGTTATTCTGGCATTAAGCTTTATCTTTATTCTCGCCGCATCACTTATTATATCCTCATATATTTCATCTCCATTTTCTGGAGATCGATCGACGATCATTATAACGGTAAATATATTGATTTCGATTATTCTCTACGGGTCATTTTTTACCGTGATGTTTTTGTATGTTCCCTTTCCACGAGTTCCATTGATGCAAGCCGCCCGGGGCGGTCTCCTAACCTCGGTTCTTTTTGTTATCGGAAAAGAAACAATTGCCATCTACTTGGGCAACAACGGAATGGGCTCTGCCTATGGAGCTGCAGGGTCTGTGATCTTTTTTATGGTTTGGATTTATTATTCGGCTCTGATCACTCTATGTGGAGCGCATTTGAGCTATATATTGAGCCATGTGCGCCAAAAGAAAGTCTCGTGA
- a CDS encoding L,D-transpeptidase family protein encodes MSDALRPKTYLGLLLIGLFVSISFHPGLRNFFQVRGLPAKTVQERIEEHRSTEERLKAAFTQVQVSYPPKSVTLLFLKDKKSLQLYAGDEKAKLKLIKSYKVLAASGKPGPKLKQGDYQVPEGIYKITYLNPNSSYHLSLRLNYPNEFDREMAKKENRSNLGGDIMIHGRNVSVGCIAIGDPGIEEVFFLASKVDYRQWTVISAPTDLRVQARTFVVSNPPWMTHLDQQIKSELELLPR; translated from the coding sequence ATGAGTGACGCATTGAGGCCTAAAACTTATCTCGGTTTATTACTCATTGGGCTTTTCGTTTCTATTTCATTCCACCCCGGATTGAGAAATTTTTTCCAAGTGCGTGGCCTTCCTGCGAAGACGGTTCAAGAGCGCATCGAGGAGCACCGATCGACAGAGGAACGACTTAAGGCTGCTTTTACGCAAGTTCAAGTCTCCTATCCCCCCAAGTCGGTGACGCTGCTGTTTCTCAAGGATAAAAAATCATTACAGCTTTACGCGGGTGACGAAAAAGCGAAATTAAAACTGATTAAATCCTATAAAGTTTTGGCGGCGAGCGGGAAACCAGGGCCAAAGCTCAAGCAAGGCGATTATCAGGTCCCCGAGGGAATTTATAAAATTACCTATTTGAATCCCAACAGCTCCTATCATTTATCCTTGCGCTTAAATTACCCCAATGAGTTTGATCGTGAAATGGCCAAAAAAGAAAACCGATCGAATCTAGGTGGAGATATCATGATTCATGGCCGAAATGTTTCTGTGGGCTGTATTGCCATCGGTGATCCAGGAATCGAGGAGGTTTTTTTTCTGGCGAGCAAGGTGGATTACCGTCAGTGGACGGTTATTTCTGCTCCGACAGACTTAAGAGTTCAGGCGAGGACATTTGTCGTCTCCAACCCGCCATGGATGACTCATTTAGACCAGCAAATAAAGAGTGAATTGGAACTTCTCCCACGCTAA
- a CDS encoding ABC transporter ATP-binding protein/permease: MQNTFDPSSVKHERSHWNTLRQLAIHLWPAQRWNLRTRVVFAMLFLILAKVINVWVPFFLKYAIDALSVESSLLTIPVGIIVAYGLARVSVQAFGEVRDMIFVKVAQHAQRTVGLETFKHLHSLSLQFHLSRQTGGLSRVIERGTRGIQFVLHFMTFNIVPTLLELFLVTAVLFFKFNILFAAITLTTIVLYVYLTLAVTEWRTKFRQRMNKEETHANTKAVDSLLNFETVKYFGNEEHEYKQFDASLARYESAAVQSQSSLGLLNMGQGIIIGVGLVLLMYLAAKGVVEKTMTVGDFILVNTFLIQLYLPLNFLGFVYREIKQSLIDMDKMFELLDVSPDIVENKDAKELQVHQGKVMFENVVFGYSEKRTILHGISFTVSPGKTTAIVGPSGAGKSTISRLLFRFYDAQQGAISIDDQNLKDVTQHSLRMNIGIVPQDTVLFNNTIGYNIAYGKTGSSDEEIRRAAQMAKIHDFIMSLPDGYNTEVGERGLKLSGGEKQRVAIARTMLKNPKILLFDEATSALDSHTEKSIQESLKEVSKNRTTLVIAHRLSTIVDADEILVLKDGLIVERGLHRELLAKKGEYASMWKKQQQEEDARLTQGPDPV; this comes from the coding sequence ATGCAAAATACATTTGATCCTTCCTCTGTAAAACATGAACGCAGCCATTGGAACACCCTACGACAGTTGGCAATACACCTTTGGCCGGCCCAGCGCTGGAACCTAAGAACTCGTGTGGTCTTTGCAATGCTATTCTTGATACTCGCAAAAGTGATCAACGTTTGGGTTCCTTTTTTTCTGAAATACGCTATTGATGCTCTTTCTGTGGAGTCTTCATTGCTCACCATCCCCGTCGGAATCATCGTTGCGTATGGACTGGCGCGGGTGAGTGTGCAGGCCTTTGGCGAAGTTCGAGATATGATTTTTGTAAAAGTAGCGCAGCATGCTCAACGCACGGTGGGGCTTGAGACGTTTAAACATCTTCACTCTTTGTCTTTGCAGTTTCATTTGAGTCGTCAAACGGGAGGTCTCTCAAGGGTCATCGAGCGCGGAACTCGCGGTATACAGTTTGTTCTCCATTTTATGACATTTAATATTGTTCCCACGCTGCTAGAGCTGTTTCTTGTTACCGCGGTGTTATTTTTTAAGTTCAATATTCTTTTTGCGGCTATAACTTTGACCACGATTGTTCTCTATGTATATTTGACGCTCGCAGTGACGGAGTGGCGAACAAAATTTCGGCAACGTATGAACAAAGAAGAAACCCATGCGAACACCAAGGCCGTAGATAGTCTGCTCAATTTCGAAACGGTGAAGTATTTTGGAAATGAGGAGCACGAATACAAACAATTCGACGCCTCCTTAGCTCGGTATGAGTCGGCCGCAGTTCAGAGTCAGAGCAGTCTCGGTTTGCTCAATATGGGGCAGGGAATTATTATCGGCGTTGGATTGGTGCTTTTAATGTATTTGGCCGCAAAGGGTGTGGTTGAAAAGACCATGACTGTCGGTGACTTCATTTTAGTGAACACTTTTTTAATTCAACTTTATCTTCCATTGAATTTTTTAGGTTTTGTTTACAGGGAAATCAAGCAAAGTCTGATTGATATGGATAAAATGTTCGAACTTCTCGATGTCAGTCCCGATATTGTAGAAAATAAAGATGCCAAAGAGTTGCAGGTCCATCAGGGCAAAGTGATGTTCGAGAATGTCGTCTTTGGATATTCGGAAAAGAGAACTATTTTACACGGAATCAGTTTTACGGTCAGTCCCGGAAAGACGACCGCCATCGTCGGTCCCAGCGGTGCCGGAAAATCAACAATCTCGCGGCTCTTATTCCGATTCTACGATGCTCAACAGGGAGCCATTTCTATCGACGATCAAAATTTGAAAGATGTGACTCAACATTCATTAAGAATGAATATCGGTATCGTCCCTCAGGATACAGTTTTATTTAATAATACGATCGGATACAATATCGCTTACGGGAAAACGGGATCCAGCGATGAAGAAATTCGCAGAGCCGCGCAGATGGCTAAAATTCATGATTTTATTATGAGTTTACCAGATGGCTATAATACGGAAGTGGGCGAGCGTGGACTTAAGCTTTCGGGCGGGGAAAAGCAAAGAGTCGCCATCGCTCGCACCATGCTCAAAAATCCTAAGATTCTGCTCTTTGACGAGGCGACGTCGGCTTTAGATTCTCATACAGAAAAGTCGATTCAGGAGTCGCTCAAAGAGGTTTCCAAGAATCGCACGACCCTAGTCATAGCCCATCGATTGTCGACGATCGTCGACGCCGATGAAATTTTAGTTTTAAAAGACGGGTTAATTGTTGAGCGTGGCCTTCACCGAGAGCTTTTGGCAAAGAAGGGGGAGTATGCCTCGATGTGGAAGAAGCAGCAGCAGGAGGAAGACGCTCGACTCACACAAGGACCTGATCCTGTGTGA
- a CDS encoding YheU family protein gives MEPTNLKKDEIPPIEVPPSALSEEALHGIISNFILREGTDYGSVEVSLETKIKQVERQIQKGEIIIAFDPNTETVTLLTQQQWKKNPQS, from the coding sequence ATGGAACCAACAAATCTAAAAAAGGATGAGATCCCTCCCATAGAGGTTCCGCCCTCCGCGCTGTCGGAGGAGGCGTTGCACGGAATTATCTCCAATTTTATCCTTCGCGAAGGCACGGACTACGGCTCCGTAGAAGTGTCTTTGGAAACAAAAATAAAACAGGTGGAACGGCAAATTCAAAAGGGTGAAATCATCATCGCATTTGATCCCAACACGGAGACGGTCACGCTACTCACTCAGCAGCAGTGGAAAAAAAATCCTCAATCGTGA
- a CDS encoding rhomboid family intramembrane serine protease, whose protein sequence is METEILIKENWLTQKPKESAALFSILLIGLVLLLGASSVVNTRGIHDFMMASRDLVFTKGQYWRLWTSLFAHGGFDHLLGNALLFFPLSYLLMAHFSFLFFPWAALLLGGLINAVVLQTMAPETFLIGISGVVYWMGAAWLTLFLLVDRRKIFKRRFAYALFLALMIFVPETYKPEVSYLSHFVGFIFGIGSAIVYYGINIAQFRSAEVREYIYDDEFDWEDGQRFFGDAIESESDRQV, encoded by the coding sequence ATGGAAACCGAAATCTTAATCAAAGAAAACTGGTTGACGCAAAAACCGAAAGAGTCTGCAGCACTCTTTTCGATTCTCCTGATTGGACTGGTACTGCTCTTGGGAGCGAGTTCCGTCGTCAACACCAGAGGTATTCATGATTTCATGATGGCCTCGAGGGATTTAGTTTTTACAAAAGGACAGTACTGGAGGCTATGGACTTCGCTTTTTGCTCACGGCGGATTTGATCATTTGTTGGGAAACGCCCTATTATTCTTTCCCCTGTCTTATTTACTTATGGCTCACTTTAGTTTTTTATTTTTCCCATGGGCGGCGCTTCTCCTGGGAGGATTGATTAACGCGGTCGTTCTACAAACAATGGCACCGGAGACTTTTCTGATAGGAATCTCAGGAGTTGTCTATTGGATGGGAGCTGCATGGCTCACTTTGTTTTTGCTAGTCGATCGAAGAAAGATTTTTAAGAGACGCTTTGCTTACGCTTTGTTTTTAGCTTTAATGATTTTTGTTCCGGAAACCTATAAGCCTGAGGTGAGCTATTTGAGCCATTTCGTTGGTTTTATTTTTGGGATTGGTTCCGCGATAGTTTACTACGGGATAAACATCGCTCAGTTTCGTTCGGCCGAAGTCAGAGAATATATTTATGATGACGAATTCGATTGGGAGGATGGTCAGCGATTTTTCGGGGACGCGATCGAATCAGAATCTGATCGCCAAGTTTAA
- a CDS encoding DTW domain-containing protein has protein sequence MEIINTQRELCRRCRQPRFGCFCEHIQCFDPQLKFVILIHPIEVRRRIATGRMAHLCLKESELIEGQDYTHDKKLNTLLADDRYSPIVLYPGAQSFDISRASHDEKRALFPNGKIPMILVIDGTWCTARKMIHQSKNIQSLPRFCFTPDKPSRFRVRKQPREHCYSTIEAIHHTLELLSPALGTPTGQHDALLSVFDVMVEKQIQLVQQAFDNPRPNSYRRLKTRLV, from the coding sequence GTGGAAATAATAAATACCCAACGAGAACTCTGTCGTCGCTGCCGCCAACCCCGATTCGGATGCTTTTGCGAACATATTCAATGCTTCGATCCTCAATTAAAATTTGTAATTCTAATTCATCCTATTGAAGTTCGGCGGCGAATCGCGACGGGGCGAATGGCGCATCTATGTCTGAAGGAATCAGAGCTGATCGAAGGGCAAGATTACACTCACGATAAAAAACTCAACACACTTCTCGCCGATGACCGCTACTCTCCCATAGTTTTATACCCGGGCGCCCAGTCCTTTGATATTTCTCGCGCCAGTCACGACGAAAAACGCGCCCTTTTTCCAAATGGCAAAATTCCTATGATTCTAGTTATCGATGGAACCTGGTGTACGGCGAGAAAAATGATCCATCAGAGCAAGAACATTCAATCACTTCCACGCTTTTGCTTCACTCCAGATAAGCCCTCGCGTTTTAGAGTGCGAAAGCAACCTCGAGAGCATTGTTATTCGACGATTGAAGCCATCCATCACACCCTAGAACTCCTAAGCCCCGCACTAGGCACTCCCACTGGCCAGCACGATGCGCTTCTCTCCGTTTTTGATGTGATGGTGGAAAAGCAAATCCAGCTGGTGCAACAGGCCTTTGATAACCCTCGCCCTAACTCTTACCGAAGGCTAAAAACTCGACTGGTTTAA
- a CDS encoding SEC-C domain-containing protein — translation MTCHCGSGINFSQCCEPFLKGSAQPQTAEALMRSRYTAHVVGDITYIKNTLTPEARKRFVEKDVKEWAKSEWLGLNVIAAQGNTVEFIAKYRADGKVIEHHEVAKFRKQGDRWFFAEGDSHTHAEGQGHHHHPPQTPIVREAPKVGRNDPCTCGSGLKYKKCHGAA, via the coding sequence ATGACTTGCCATTGCGGTAGCGGAATCAATTTCTCTCAATGTTGCGAACCCTTCCTTAAAGGATCCGCGCAGCCTCAGACCGCCGAAGCTCTTATGAGGTCGAGATACACAGCTCATGTGGTTGGTGACATCACTTACATTAAAAACACTTTAACACCTGAAGCCCGCAAACGTTTCGTCGAAAAAGATGTTAAAGAATGGGCGAAATCAGAATGGCTCGGTCTCAATGTGATTGCAGCTCAAGGAAACACAGTAGAGTTTATTGCAAAATACAGAGCTGATGGAAAAGTGATTGAACATCACGAGGTTGCAAAATTTAGAAAACAAGGGGACCGTTGGTTTTTTGCAGAAGGTGACTCTCACACCCATGCGGAGGGACAAGGTCATCACCATCACCCTCCTCAGACACCTATTGTACGAGAGGCTCCTAAGGTCGGTCGCAATGACCCCTGTACCTGTGGTAGCGGATTAAAATATAAAAAGTGTCACGGGGCTGCTTAG